In Flavobacterium sp. N1736, the following are encoded in one genomic region:
- a CDS encoding beta-ketoacyl-[acyl-carrier-protein] synthase family protein has protein sequence MSKGVAITGMGIISSIGNSVEENYISLIENKIGVTRIENISTVHADIIKVGEIKKTNEELVSELQLNEDNNFSRTAMIGTFAAKQAVENAGISAINEFRTGLISATSVGGMDMTEKHYYDYFKHPELVKYISCHDGGDVAEKIAEELGLKGLVTTISTACSSAANAIMLGARLIKTGKLDRVIVGGTDGLAKFTINGFKTLMILSDDYNKPFDNNRKGLNLGEAAAYLVLESDEIVEKQNKKVLARVSGYGNANDAFHQTASSENGDGAYLAMKKAFEVSGLKPSEIDYINVHGTATPNNDLSEGRAIKRIYQDEKVPDFSSTKPFTGHTLAAAAAIEAVYSVLAIQNSVVYPNLNFETPMEEFDLKPQTSLKNKNIEHVLSNSFGFGGNCSTLIFSKCN, from the coding sequence ATGAGTAAAGGTGTTGCTATAACGGGAATGGGAATTATCTCTTCGATTGGAAATTCAGTCGAAGAAAACTATATTTCGTTGATTGAAAATAAAATTGGCGTTACCCGTATCGAAAATATTTCGACTGTTCACGCCGATATTATCAAAGTAGGTGAAATTAAAAAAACCAATGAAGAATTGGTCAGTGAATTACAACTTAACGAAGATAATAACTTTTCGAGAACGGCTATGATTGGTACTTTTGCTGCCAAACAAGCCGTTGAAAATGCAGGAATTAGTGCTATAAATGAATTCAGAACCGGACTTATTTCGGCTACAAGTGTGGGCGGAATGGATATGACTGAAAAACATTATTACGATTATTTCAAACATCCTGAACTTGTAAAATACATTAGTTGTCATGATGGCGGCGACGTGGCAGAAAAGATTGCTGAAGAATTAGGCTTAAAAGGACTCGTTACCACTATTAGTACCGCTTGTTCATCTGCAGCAAATGCAATTATGCTGGGCGCGCGCTTGATAAAAACCGGAAAACTGGATCGCGTTATCGTGGGCGGTACGGATGGTTTGGCAAAATTCACGATCAACGGGTTTAAAACGCTGATGATTTTATCTGACGATTATAACAAACCTTTTGACAATAATCGTAAAGGATTAAACCTTGGCGAAGCTGCAGCTTATTTAGTTTTAGAATCAGATGAAATTGTTGAAAAGCAAAACAAAAAAGTTCTCGCACGTGTTTCCGGTTACGGAAATGCAAATGACGCTTTTCATCAAACTGCTTCTTCAGAAAATGGCGATGGCGCTTATTTGGCAATGAAAAAAGCGTTTGAAGTTTCAGGTTTAAAACCTTCTGAAATTGATTACATCAACGTACACGGAACTGCAACTCCAAATAATGATTTATCTGAAGGAAGAGCGATAAAGAGAATTTATCAGGATGAAAAAGTTCCGGATTTTAGTTCTACAAAGCCTTTTACCGGACACACATTGGCAGCCGCAGCAGCAATTGAAGCTGTTTACAGTGTTTTGGCAATTCAGAATAGTGTAGTTTACCCAAATCTGAATTTCGAAACACCAATGGAAGAATTTGATTTGAAGCCACAGACATCTTTAAAAAATAAAAATATTGAGCACGTTTTATCCAACTCATTCGGGTTTGGAGGAAATTGTTCTACACTTATATTTTCAAAATGCAATTAA
- a CDS encoding phosphopantetheine-binding protein: MEALKEELKNKIITTLNLEDIAIEDIADNDPLFGDGLGLDSIDALELIVILDKDYGIKLVDPKEGKTIFQSIESMAAYISANRTK; encoded by the coding sequence ATGGAAGCATTAAAAGAAGAATTAAAAAACAAAATCATTACTACTCTTAACCTTGAAGATATTGCAATTGAAGATATTGCAGATAACGATCCTTTGTTTGGTGACGGTTTGGGTTTAGACTCGATTGATGCACTTGAATTGATCGTGATTTTAGATAAAGATTACGGAATTAAATTGGTCGACCCAAAAGAAGGAAAAACTATTTTTCAGTCAATCGAAAGTATGGCTGCTTACATTAGCGCTAACAGAACTAAATAG
- a CDS encoding 3-oxoacyl-ACP synthase, whose product MIQNKTYIQDYISIENNEIVLSGTSVFKIEPTDFADFSKQAYRNFDMQYPKFFKMDALSKLAFLGSELLLSPITSTEQENNIALVLANKSSSLDTDVKYQESISDKENYFPSPAVFVYTLPNICLGEISIRHQLKSENSFFIFEAFNPEFMSNYSNILLNSNKAEMVLCGWVEFFNDNYKAFLCTISKEENENYKNETIKTLYNK is encoded by the coding sequence ATGATTCAAAATAAAACCTACATACAAGATTACATAAGTATCGAAAACAACGAAATTGTTTTGAGCGGAACTTCTGTATTCAAAATTGAACCAACAGATTTTGCCGATTTCTCGAAACAAGCATATCGAAATTTTGATATGCAATATCCGAAATTTTTCAAAATGGATGCTTTGAGTAAACTGGCTTTTTTAGGATCTGAATTGCTTTTGAGTCCGATAACTTCAACTGAACAAGAAAATAATATTGCTTTGGTTTTGGCGAATAAATCATCAAGTTTAGATACAGATGTTAAGTATCAGGAATCTATATCAGATAAAGAAAATTATTTTCCGAGTCCGGCGGTTTTTGTTTATACGCTGCCAAATATTTGCCTGGGCGAAATAAGTATTCGTCATCAGCTAAAAAGTGAAAATTCTTTCTTTATATTTGAGGCTTTCAATCCTGAATTTATGTCGAATTATTCCAACATTCTGCTGAATTCAAATAAGGCAGAAATGGTGCTTTGCGGCTGGGTTGAATTTTTTAATGACAATTACAAAGCGTTTCTTTGCACAATTAGTAAGGAAGAAAACGAAAACTATAAAAACGAAACTATCAAAACATTATATAATAAATAA
- a CDS encoding beta-ketoacyl synthase N-terminal-like domain-containing protein produces MIREIYITETNCITPLGFDVESNTEAIIRGESGIQLHGDISLMPNSFYAAIISTEKINSAFEKISADATYSRLEKMMILALEPIIKNSGVELNSKTAFILSTTKGNVTALKNDSETSFNNAHLDVLAKNVADYFQFKTQPIVVSNACVSGILAVSIAKRMIQSELYDNIFVVAGDEVSEFVLSGFNAFQAMSDLPCKPYSKNRTGVSLGEATAAVLVSAKAKNAKIKVIGDSSINDANHISGPSRTGEGLFRSIQNALKEAQIDADKLDYISAHGTATPFNDEMEAIALSRLNLQTVPINSLKGFYGHTLGASGLLETVIAIESANKNMLFESKGFDEIGVSETINVIEKNEEKKIEYFLKTASGFGGCNTAVIFEKIKH; encoded by the coding sequence ATGATAAGAGAAATATACATTACCGAAACCAATTGTATCACACCTTTAGGATTTGATGTTGAATCAAATACCGAAGCAATTATTCGTGGTGAATCTGGAATTCAATTACATGGAGATATTTCTTTAATGCCGAATTCGTTTTATGCGGCTATTATTTCTACTGAAAAAATAAACAGTGCTTTTGAAAAAATTAGTGCTGACGCAACATATTCTCGTTTAGAAAAAATGATGATTTTGGCTTTAGAGCCGATTATAAAAAACTCCGGAGTTGAATTAAATTCGAAAACTGCTTTTATACTTTCGACTACAAAAGGAAATGTTACGGCGTTAAAAAATGATTCAGAAACAAGTTTTAATAATGCACATTTAGATGTTTTAGCAAAAAATGTTGCTGATTACTTCCAATTCAAAACACAGCCAATTGTCGTTTCAAATGCTTGTGTTTCGGGAATTTTAGCCGTTTCAATTGCTAAAAGAATGATTCAGTCTGAGTTGTACGACAATATTTTTGTTGTTGCCGGCGACGAAGTTTCAGAATTTGTTTTATCGGGATTTAATGCTTTTCAGGCGATGAGCGATTTACCTTGTAAACCCTATTCTAAAAACAGAACCGGTGTAAGTTTAGGCGAAGCAACAGCTGCCGTTTTAGTTTCGGCAAAAGCCAAAAACGCTAAAATAAAAGTGATTGGAGATAGTTCAATAAACGATGCCAATCATATTTCCGGACCGTCAAGAACGGGAGAAGGTTTGTTTAGAAGTATTCAGAATGCTTTGAAAGAAGCTCAAATTGATGCTGATAAATTAGATTATATTTCAGCACACGGAACTGCAACTCCGTTTAACGACGAAATGGAAGCGATTGCATTAAGTCGGTTAAATTTACAAACCGTTCCAATAAATAGTTTAAAAGGATTTTACGGCCATACATTAGGCGCTTCGGGATTATTAGAAACCGTAATCGCAATAGAATCGGCCAATAAAAATATGCTTTTCGAATCGAAAGGTTTTGATGAAATCGGCGTGAGCGAAACGATAAATGTGATTGAAAAAAACGAAGAAAAGAAGATTGAATATTTTTTGAAAACGGCTTCTGGATTTGGGGGTTGTAATACGGCTGTGATTTTTGAAAAGATAAAACACTAA
- a CDS encoding acyl-CoA thioesterase gives MTKRKEQYNEAISLTVSHEIRIRFNETDPLGIVWHGNYITYFEDGREAFGRQHGLTYLDIAKTGYTTPIVKSKCEHKLSLRYGDVVTIETTVIDTPAAKMIYRFKIIDAKGEVACTGETVQVFLDKEGNLMLTNPPFYEEWKRKVGLLK, from the coding sequence ATGACAAAAAGAAAAGAACAGTATAACGAAGCCATTTCTCTAACCGTTTCTCACGAAATCAGAATTCGTTTTAACGAAACTGATCCACTTGGAATCGTTTGGCATGGCAATTATATTACCTATTTTGAAGATGGACGAGAAGCGTTTGGACGCCAGCACGGACTTACCTATCTTGATATTGCAAAAACCGGTTATACTACTCCAATCGTAAAATCAAAATGCGAACATAAATTGTCATTGCGCTACGGCGATGTGGTAACAATAGAAACAACAGTTATTGATACGCCGGCAGCCAAAATGATTTACCGTTTTAAAATTATCGATGCAAAAGGAGAAGTTGCCTGTACGGGCGAAACTGTTCAGGTTTTTTTAGATAAAGAAGGAAATTTAATGCTTACGAATCCTCCTTTTTATGAAGAATGGAAACGAAAAGTGGGACTTCTAAAATAA
- a CDS encoding ABC transporter permease, whose amino-acid sequence MVNKIWMSVVKEFLLLKRDLGGLIILFIMPLVLVITVTLIQDSTFKTISDNKIPILLVDKDKGSVSKTVFDNLEKSQLFSVVTQIDNKTITEDIAREAVYKGKFQLAIVIPENLSTDLQTKIDQNVENIVSSIGLTNSEAPLTTPKAIKQKEVKLYFDPAVQLSFKNAVMNSIDKMISQIETKSIYTTFQNQLGEGNAKFEQKSFITFKEIIPKINNKEVLPNSVQHNVPAWTLFAIFFIVIPLSINIVKEKTQGTFVRLRTNPVSNLVVFIGKTITYSIICMIQFYMMVAVAVFLFPHIGLPSLNIEGHLFLMSIVALFSGFAAIGFGILLGTVASTQEQSAPFGATSVIILAAVGGVWVPVFAMPKIMQIIAKSSPMNWALEGFYDVLLRNTSFLEIIPKISLLFLFFISTTSIALFYDKKKRTV is encoded by the coding sequence ATGGTGAATAAAATTTGGATGTCGGTCGTAAAAGAATTCCTGTTGCTAAAACGAGATTTGGGCGGTTTAATTATTTTGTTTATAATGCCACTGGTACTTGTAATTACCGTTACATTAATACAAGACAGTACTTTTAAAACCATTAGCGATAATAAAATTCCCATTTTATTGGTCGATAAAGACAAAGGTTCTGTTTCTAAAACCGTTTTTGATAATCTCGAAAAAAGCCAGTTGTTTAGTGTTGTCACTCAAATCGACAATAAAACAATTACAGAAGATATCGCGCGCGAAGCCGTTTACAAAGGAAAATTTCAATTAGCCATTGTAATTCCCGAAAATCTAAGTACTGATTTACAGACAAAAATTGATCAAAACGTAGAGAATATTGTAAGCAGTATTGGTTTAACCAATAGTGAAGCGCCGTTAACAACGCCAAAAGCAATAAAACAAAAAGAAGTAAAACTGTATTTTGATCCAGCGGTTCAATTGAGTTTTAAAAATGCGGTTATGAATTCGATTGACAAAATGATTTCTCAAATCGAAACAAAATCAATTTACACCACTTTTCAAAATCAGTTAGGAGAAGGAAATGCCAAATTTGAACAAAAGAGTTTCATTACTTTCAAAGAAATAATTCCGAAAATAAACAACAAAGAAGTACTCCCAAACTCGGTACAGCATAATGTTCCCGCCTGGACACTTTTTGCAATATTTTTTATTGTAATTCCGTTGTCTATTAATATTGTAAAAGAAAAAACACAGGGAACTTTTGTTCGGTTAAGAACCAATCCGGTTTCAAACTTAGTTGTCTTTATCGGAAAAACCATTACCTACTCCATCATTTGTATGATTCAGTTTTATATGATGGTTGCCGTTGCAGTATTTTTATTTCCGCATATTGGTTTGCCTTCCTTAAACATCGAAGGTCATTTATTTTTAATGAGTATTGTTGCTTTATTCTCCGGATTTGCAGCAATTGGTTTCGGCATTTTATTAGGAACCGTTGCAAGTACACAAGAACAATCTGCTCCTTTTGGTGCAACAAGCGTCATTATTTTAGCTGCCGTTGGCGGCGTATGGGTTCCTGTTTTTGCAATGCCAAAAATCATGCAGATTATTGCCAAATCATCACCAATGAATTGGGCATTAGAAGGTTTTTATGATGTTTTATTACGCAACACTTCTTTCTTGGAAATCATACCAAAAATAAGTTTATTGTTTTTGTTTTTTATTAGTACAACATCCATCGCATTATTTTATGACAAAAAGAAAAGAACAGTATAA
- a CDS encoding ABC transporter ATP-binding protein, translating into MYSLNDFSLNINEGQIFGLLGPNGAGKTTLISMLCGLVKPTSGHFTINDLNYANHSKKIKKIIGVVPQEYALYPTLTARENLLYFGSMYGLKGSHLKDKVVETLDLLGLLKFADKRIETFSGGMKRRVNLIAGILHNPKVLFLDEPTVGVDVQSKNAIIDYLKFLNQNGTTIIYTSHHLAEAEDFCSNIAILDRGRIFAQGTPSSLIASTDEARNLEDVFISLTGKEFRDGE; encoded by the coding sequence ATGTATTCTTTGAATGATTTTTCGCTGAACATAAACGAAGGTCAGATTTTTGGTTTATTAGGTCCAAATGGTGCCGGAAAAACCACATTAATCTCTATGCTTTGCGGATTGGTAAAACCAACTTCGGGACATTTTACCATTAATGATCTGAACTACGCAAACCATTCTAAAAAAATCAAAAAAATTATCGGTGTCGTACCTCAGGAATATGCTTTATATCCTACACTTACGGCTCGTGAAAATTTGCTTTATTTTGGAAGTATGTACGGCTTGAAAGGGTCGCATTTAAAAGATAAAGTGGTGGAAACTTTAGACCTTTTAGGCTTATTAAAATTTGCCGATAAACGCATTGAAACCTTTTCGGGCGGAATGAAACGAAGAGTGAATCTGATTGCCGGAATTTTGCACAATCCTAAAGTTTTATTTTTGGATGAACCAACAGTTGGTGTCGATGTACAATCTAAAAATGCCATTATCGATTATTTAAAATTCTTAAATCAAAACGGAACGACCATTATATATACGTCACATCATTTGGCTGAAGCCGAAGATTTTTGCAGCAATATCGCTATTTTAGACCGAGGCAGAATTTTTGCCCAGGGAACGCCGTCAAGTTTAATCGCTTCTACAGATGAAGCCAGAAATCTTGAAGATGTTTTTATTTCATTAACCGGTAAAGAATTCAGAGATGGTGAATAA
- a CDS encoding BtrH N-terminal domain-containing protein: MQTNFTHHQSAHCENGVASNLLKYNGLNISEPMVFGIGSGLLFVYLPFIKVNHAPAISYRTLPGQIFNKLASRLNLKIKRQKFSSSVNANKALDENLKNNIPTGLQVGVYHLSYFPDEYRFHFNAHNLVVYGKTETDYLISDPVMESVTTLTHDELDKVRFAKGAFAPRGQMYYPIQIPETVDLKSAIIKGIKNTCRDMLAPVPIVGVRGIRLVSRQIRKWPIKHGTKKANHYLAQMVRMQEEIGTGGGGFRFIYAAFLQEASVILNNDELKVLSKEMTQIGDSWRDFAVEASRIYKNRSAKEDAYNTIADELLDIANREEIFFKKLKKAIS; the protein is encoded by the coding sequence ATGCAGACAAATTTCACACACCATCAATCTGCCCATTGCGAAAACGGAGTAGCTTCGAATTTGTTAAAATACAACGGTCTCAATATTAGTGAGCCGATGGTTTTTGGTATTGGTTCTGGACTTCTTTTTGTGTATTTGCCTTTTATAAAAGTAAATCATGCGCCTGCAATTAGTTATAGAACTTTACCCGGGCAAATTTTTAATAAACTCGCAAGCCGTTTAAATTTAAAAATAAAAAGACAAAAATTTTCATCTTCAGTAAATGCCAATAAAGCATTAGATGAAAATCTAAAAAATAATATTCCAACCGGATTACAAGTTGGCGTATATCATTTAAGTTATTTTCCTGATGAATATCGCTTTCATTTTAACGCACATAATTTAGTCGTTTACGGAAAAACCGAAACTGATTATTTAATCAGTGATCCGGTTATGGAAAGCGTTACAACACTTACGCACGATGAACTTGATAAAGTACGTTTTGCCAAAGGCGCTTTTGCTCCAAGAGGACAAATGTACTATCCGATTCAAATTCCGGAAACTGTTGATTTGAAAAGCGCGATCATCAAAGGAATTAAAAATACATGCAGAGATATGCTTGCTCCCGTGCCAATTGTTGGTGTACGCGGCATTAGACTTGTATCAAGGCAAATTAGAAAATGGCCTATAAAACACGGTACTAAAAAAGCCAATCATTATCTGGCACAAATGGTGCGTATGCAGGAAGAAATAGGAACCGGAGGCGGAGGTTTTCGTTTTATATATGCCGCTTTTTTACAAGAAGCATCGGTTATTTTAAATAATGACGAATTAAAAGTGCTGTCGAAAGAAATGACTCAAATTGGTGATTCATGGCGTGATTTTGCCGTAGAAGCTTCACGTATTTACAAAAACAGAAGTGCCAAAGAAGATGCATATAACACCATCGCAGATGAACTTTTGGATATTGCCAATAGAGAAGAAATCTTTTTCAAAAAACTTAAAAAAGCAATAAGCTAA
- a CDS encoding ABC transporter permease — protein MNTAAVDIQNYLPHRAPLLMVDLILEIESDFVETVFLIKDDNIFVDKDTFIEAGLIENTAQTCSSIVGKKYFFEDDGTENENVNVLGFISAIKNLKIHELPKVGDTIITKANLVSKFSGDDYTLCTMRCESLLGEKKLLECEINLFIQKTISVIS, from the coding sequence ATGAACACTGCTGCTGTCGACATACAAAATTACTTACCACACCGGGCACCGTTGCTTATGGTGGATTTGATTTTGGAAATCGAATCAGACTTTGTTGAAACGGTATTTTTGATAAAAGACGACAATATTTTTGTTGACAAAGACACTTTTATCGAAGCCGGTTTAATCGAAAACACAGCACAAACCTGTTCGTCTATTGTAGGGAAAAAATATTTTTTTGAAGATGACGGAACAGAAAATGAAAACGTAAATGTACTGGGTTTTATCAGTGCAATAAAAAATCTGAAAATACACGAATTGCCAAAAGTGGGAGACACAATTATAACCAAAGCAAATTTGGTCTCAAAATTTTCAGGCGACGATTATACTTTATGCACCATGAGATGCGAAAGTTTACTTGGCGAAAAAAAGCTTTTAGAATGCGAAATTAATTTGTTCATTCAAAAAACGATTTCGGTTATTTCATAA
- a CDS encoding beta-ketoacyl-ACP synthase III, translating to MFEVYITKAAKFLPNEAVSNDEMESYLGLINDTASKARRIILRNNKILSRYYAVDKTGKSTHSNAELTRNAVEQLFDKNFTAQDLEVLSCGTSTPDIFLPSHAAMVHGLLKNKSVELNSSTGVCCAGMNSLKFGFLSVKSGNSKNAVCTGSEKVSTWLIAQKYSQEVNNLKSLEEQPIIAFKKDFLRWMLSDGAGAFLLENKPGGDISLKIEWMEAFSYAFELETCMYAGGDKLENGEIKSWSDYEPEQLLNESVFAIKQDVKLLDEFILSKGAESMKDAMIKNNITSDQVDYFIPHVSSNFFVEGLKKGLREQGIGMDDEKWFMNLSRVGNVGSASIYLALEELMNSGKLKKGERILLSVPESGRFSFAYAYLTVC from the coding sequence ATGTTTGAAGTATATATTACCAAAGCCGCAAAATTTTTGCCAAACGAAGCTGTTTCAAATGATGAAATGGAAAGTTATTTAGGCCTTATAAATGATACTGCTTCTAAAGCAAGACGTATTATTTTACGCAATAATAAAATTTTAAGCCGCTATTACGCTGTTGACAAAACAGGAAAAAGTACGCATAGTAATGCCGAGTTAACTCGAAATGCCGTAGAGCAATTATTCGATAAAAATTTTACAGCTCAGGACTTAGAAGTGCTTTCTTGCGGAACCTCAACACCTGATATTTTTCTGCCTTCGCATGCTGCAATGGTTCATGGTTTACTTAAAAACAAATCAGTCGAGCTAAATTCTTCAACCGGAGTTTGTTGTGCCGGAATGAATTCGTTAAAATTTGGTTTTCTTTCTGTAAAATCAGGAAATTCAAAAAATGCTGTTTGTACAGGATCAGAAAAAGTTTCGACCTGGCTTATAGCACAAAAATACAGTCAGGAAGTTAACAATTTAAAAAGTCTTGAAGAGCAGCCAATTATTGCTTTCAAAAAAGATTTTTTACGCTGGATGTTATCGGATGGCGCAGGAGCTTTTTTATTAGAAAATAAACCAGGCGGAGACATTTCTCTTAAAATCGAATGGATGGAAGCTTTTTCATATGCATTTGAATTAGAGACTTGTATGTATGCAGGTGGTGATAAATTAGAAAACGGCGAAATTAAATCATGGAGTGATTATGAGCCGGAACAATTGCTTAACGAATCTGTTTTCGCAATCAAACAAGACGTGAAATTATTGGATGAATTTATACTTTCTAAAGGTGCTGAGAGTATGAAAGATGCCATGATTAAAAATAATATTACATCAGATCAGGTTGATTATTTTATTCCGCATGTTTCTTCAAACTTTTTTGTTGAAGGATTAAAAAAAGGATTGCGTGAACAAGGAATTGGAATGGATGATGAAAAATGGTTCATGAATCTTTCAAGAGTTGGAAATGTAGGTTCTGCCTCGATTTATTTGGCACTTGAAGAATTGATGAATTCCGGTAAATTAAAAAAAGGAGAACGAATTCTTTTATCAGTTCCTGAAAGCGGAAGATTTTCTTTTGCCTATGCTTATTTAACAGTTTGTTAA
- a CDS encoding dialkylrecorsinol condensing enzyme DarA, with product MKNVLVVYYSQSGQLEEIARNVAKPFLNSEDIKVTFHEIQLEKPFPFPWDKNSFFDAFPESFLQIPTPLKPIPEDILNTKFDLVLMHYQVWYLSPSIPVNSFLKSADAKKILDNTPVITISGSRNMWIMAQEKIKVLLKEANAKLVGNVALVDRVGNLISVITIVEWMFSGVKKKYLGIFPLPGVSEKDIRESEKFGKVMLSEFNQNNLANLQPKLTGIGAVKISSYLVTVDKTANKIFNKWSNLIYKNKNNRKLLLKVFNVYLFLAIWLISPIVYILHLITYPIKLNTIKKETQYYQGV from the coding sequence ATGAAAAATGTTCTTGTTGTTTATTATTCTCAATCTGGGCAATTAGAAGAAATTGCAAGAAATGTTGCTAAACCATTTCTAAATTCAGAAGATATAAAAGTAACTTTTCACGAAATTCAACTAGAGAAACCTTTCCCTTTTCCTTGGGATAAAAATTCTTTTTTTGATGCATTTCCAGAATCTTTTCTGCAAATTCCAACCCCATTAAAACCAATTCCGGAAGATATTTTAAACACAAAATTTGATCTTGTTTTGATGCATTATCAGGTTTGGTATTTATCACCGTCAATTCCTGTTAATTCATTTTTAAAAAGTGCCGATGCTAAAAAAATATTAGACAACACGCCTGTTATAACCATTAGCGGTTCTCGAAATATGTGGATTATGGCGCAGGAAAAAATTAAAGTATTGCTAAAAGAAGCCAATGCAAAATTGGTAGGAAATGTAGCTTTGGTAGACAGAGTTGGAAATTTAATTAGTGTTATTACTATTGTAGAATGGATGTTCTCCGGAGTAAAGAAAAAATATCTGGGAATTTTCCCACTACCGGGCGTTTCTGAAAAAGACATCCGGGAATCAGAAAAATTTGGAAAAGTAATGCTTTCTGAATTTAACCAGAATAATTTAGCCAATTTGCAGCCAAAATTAACAGGAATTGGTGCGGTAAAAATTAGCTCGTATCTTGTGACTGTTGACAAAACTGCCAATAAAATTTTCAATAAATGGTCAAATCTGATTTATAAAAATAAAAATAACAGAAAACTGCTCCTTAAAGTATTTAATGTTTATTTATTCCTTGCGATATGGTTAATCTCACCAATAGTATATATATTGCACCTTATTACATACCCCATTAAGTTAAATACCATAAAAAAAGAAACTCAATATTATCAAGGAGTTTAG